TTATTACAATCAGTAACCGAGCTAATAAATTATATACATCAATCAAAAGAAAACTTTTTTCTTTTTTACATTGATAATGTTTTCTCTCATTTATACCTAAACTTAGAGAAAACCGAGCTTGTGATTGGTAATATGGTATTTTTACATTGATTTTATCTAATTTAACTGAGGAAAAATCCAAGTTTTTGGCAGGGTTTAAATCATGCAAATCATTTGGGAGATGCCGACTTTGAGAAGATAGTAACAAATGAATTCTTGCTTCTTTTGCAACAGATATATCTATATTAGCCAAGCTAATAGCAATGCTTATAGCAGCTAAGATAATTGCTTGTTTGAATATCACAGAAGTTATTTTTATTTAATTAAAAATATTTAATTTAGCGCAAGCCTATAGCAATAATAAAATTTGCTATATAACCTAATGTTGCCCCTATACCGGGAATCAAAAACAGTAGAAACAGAGCTAATGAAGCAAATTGACTATTCTCCAATGCTTTTAATTTCGGAAAAATTTCACTGAAAACATAAAAGCCATCCAGCGGTGGCAGTGGTATAAGATTAAATAAAAATAAGATTAAATTTATCCGTGCTGCCATATAAATGAATTCTACACTGGCAATTTGCCTGAATGGAGAATACAAAAAAAATTTGCATAACGAGATACATAAAATTGCCAAAGCCAAATTACA
The genomic region above belongs to Calothrix sp. NIES-2098 and contains:
- a CDS encoding peptidase M50 — translated: MFINTLFTNPIHFFRVVVIVIISITLHELAHGWAAMSQGDDTPERTGHLTPNPVVHMGWESIIFLCLAGIAWGKMPVNPYKFRWGKLSNILVSAAGPLCNLALAILCISLCKFFLYSPFRQIASVEFIYMAARINLILFLFNLIPLPPLDGFYVFSEIFPKLKALENSQFASLALFLLFLIPGIGATLGYIANFIIAIGLR